The DNA window TGGGAGTACCCCTTCGGGTCCGTTCCGCTCTTGCCGATGTTGGGCAGTGGCGTCGGCACGAACGGAGCCGGGGGGCCAGGCATCTTGCATACGTTGGGTAGCGTCGCTGCGGCGATGCCGTTGCTTCCTTCGGTCACCGGAGTCTTGGGGGCATTCACTGAGACTTTGGTCATTCGGGGTTACTCCTTCGACATCCGCGGGTCCTGGAGAAGCATTGCTCCTCGGAGCCCACCGTCGGAACCTGCCATCACCATCGCCCGTGGGCTTCTCGCGTAGCCTCGTGCGAAAGCTTGGACTGCCAGGATGCCTCCCAAGGCGCCAAGCGCGGCGCCCATGTCGCCCCAGCAGTCACTCGGGGCTCGATATCGAGGCGACTTCCAGACCGACGGCGTTCGCAACACGGCAAAGCCCCACTCTTCGCTGCGGTAACGCTCACCGTTGATATCGGTATAGAGCAGGTCGAGCCCTTCGCGAGGGAGTTCAAGCCCTGTGATGGCGCCCTGGATTGCCTGGGTCATCCCGGCGCCAAGCGAGCCCGTGTCGCTGTCGCGCAGGAGGTTCTCCTGCGCGGTGCAGACCCCACGCACGATGGCCAGTTGCGGGAGGCGCAATCGGCCGCGCAGTCTCGCGCTTGCCATTGCGAGGCATCCAGCCCCCTCCCCAGGAGTGAACCCGCCGCGAATCCCCGGCTGCGCGAACCGGCGGTTGCGCTCCAGCCAGGCGAAGGTCTCCGTGTGGTGGTAGCTGTCGACTCCAGCCACCAGGAACAGATTATCACTGCCTTTGGAGCACTCCCATACCGCCAGCTCGACCGCCCGGATCGCTCCGGCATGACCGCGTCCGGCGAGCTCGACACGCACGCTGCTCGCCTTCGTTCGGAAGAACGCCATCAGGGCGTCTGTGACCCAGGCAGCGTCGTCCTCGGAGAATCCTGGGCGAGTTTCTGGAAGAGCAAGCAGCACCCGGAGCCCCCCCTGGTGGACGGCCTCATCCCCGAGTTTGGCCAAGACCTGCGCGAAGGCACTCTCGGCCATGGGCACGAGACGGTCTCGTCCCTCAATCCTGGAGTCGAGCAATCGGTCGGCAGCGACCACGACCAGCTCACCGCGTGGGTCGATGAAGGGATACTCGGCGTATCGCGAGATACCAGCACGCACGGCCGCAGCGCTGCTCTCCGCGGTAAGCCCGACGGGTGTTCGCGCTCCAACGGCCACGAGTTCGACCTGGGGGTTCATGAAGCAGCCCCTCCTTCGGCAATCTCTGTTTCGTCGAGATAGTCCGCATCAGGGGCGGGAACTCGCAGCGTGCTTTGCCATACCACGGAGACACGTTTCTCTTCAGGCTCCACGACCACCATCGCCACCCGCGCGGGGTGCTGCTCGCGCCGTGTGCTGATGCGAGTGGTGAATTTGAGCGAAATGCGAGGAAGGTCGAAGCGCAGGACCCCTTCAGGAGTCATGTTCACAAGTTCGACACGCTCTCCACCAACGAGGGGCTTGTGGAGTCGCTGATCCGTGGGAGCACTCAGCGCAAAGGCGGGATCGAAGTCATCCGGGAGCAGCGGCTTCTTCAACTGTTCCCACCGTGCATCATACGTCCCTGCGAGCTTACGACGTGGGAGCCAGGATGGATCGATAGGGCCGAACCCCGCTGGACCATTCGCTGCGGGCTCGCCGCTGGGGTACTCGATCGTGTGGGCTGGTTTTCCAACGATGTGCGCAATTCGCCGCGCGAAGCCGCGTCCGATGGGGTTCCGCTCGTCGATACAATGTTTCTTGGGATCCGGGTCTGATAGGTCGCATCCCCCGAATGCAAATTCATATCGAATCGGGCGTCGGGTGAACAACTGTGGCCGAGTCGTGGCTACGCCGGTCAATCCCCGGCTGTAGGTGCGATCTCCATGCACGAGTAGAATCTTCTGCAACTGTCCGATCCGGAGCGCAACCGGTACCGTTGGCGCAGGCTTTCCTTGGGGCGCGTGTGCATGCGCGACGATCAGCACATCCGTGCTTGGCTTGGCCGCGAGGAGCTCCGAGTCGAATCGCAGACTCGAAAGGCCGGGTTCACCAAAGTACTCCGGCATCAGCACAGGGGGCGGTTGCTCGTCCGCCAGCATGAGCCGGCCCCCTGGCGCGAAGTTGAATGTCGCCTTGACTGCAACGAGCCACCAGTGGACCCCGCCCTTGTCACGCGTCCAGTTGCGCTCAGCGGCATAGGCCGTGCGGTTCTTTAGCGCCCACATTCCATCTCAACCAGTCCAGCCGTGAAGCTGAAAGAGAGCCCATCCTTGGGCCATTCTTCTGGCCCCCCATTTTTTGCAAGACAGCAGACCGAGTCGTGGCCCTGCGCCCCCCTGGTCGCGGCTACAGCATCCTCGTTCGGCCGAGGCGTGGGCCGTACCACGAGAGGAGAATGCTAACACCAGTGTTCACAGATTGGAGAGACTCAACAGTTGAGTCCTTCAGCGTGATGGGATTGCTGCCCTGCCTTGGTGCAGGGCGGAGTGTGTCGGATAATGTACCCTGGGTCATGGGCGCCTGCTCGGAGGCCACCCGGAGGGCTCTCCCTTGTGGGATGAGCGGAATCGTCCATGGGATGTGGTGAACCTCGAACCGGAAATCTTCTCTCCCTGGCGGTATGAGACCCGAGGAGAAGGCTTCGTCCCCGCACATATGACGGAGCGGACGAGGCGTGATTCGTCGGGTGAAAATGGGGGCTACACCATCATCCCCGTCCCCTGCTGTTGGAAGGGCTCGACCCTGCTGTCGTGATATGCGCGCCCGATGAGTGACTCGACCACGCTGACAGGTGTTCGCAACATCCGCGTCTCGGAAGACTTCTGGGTGGAATGCGCGCCCTTGCTGGGCAAGAACGTGTTCCTCGACCTCGCCCTCGTGGGACGCAAGCGCTCTGGCGACATCTCCCTGTCGCTGCCCGAAGGGACGCGGCTGATTGGCTATGGGCGGCAGGAGAAGGACTACCTGGTGTTCCTGCGGACGCTGGAGTCCTTCCTGCCCAGGTCTCCCACCACGGGTCTCAAGGCCTGGGGCGAGGCCACCTTCGAGTCCACGAATGGGGGCCGCTGGCGCGTGCTGTTCCAATACGGCCCGAAGCCGGCCATTCGCGTGCGGTACCAGGTCTGGGCCATCAAGCCCTCCTCCTCCATCCGCCCCCTGTCGGTGAAGCGCGCGAAGACAGGCCCGCACCCGGAGGTGGAGCGCCTCTTCGTGGACGCGGAGACGGCCTTTCGCGGCGTGACGCTCGCGGGGAATGAGCTGCGGGTCCGCGAAGGCTCCCTGGGCGAAATGGGCCGCACGAAGCGCACGGCCTTCAAGGACGAGAAGCAGGCCCGCGTCGCGGCGAACACGCTCATCGCGAAGCTGGGCCGGCAGGGCTTCACCGAGCGCAAGCTCTGACCCTCCTGGCCCAGCGCCAAGGGTGCTCCACTGAATGGGCGGTAGGACCTGGGGCCGTTGCGTGCCCGCTGAGGGCACCCCATCCTCCGCGCGGCATCGTCGTCGAAACCTCTTCGACGCGAGCCGTCCCGGGGGCGTCATGGCGAACGACGATGTGCATGGTTCAACACCCAGGACCCCACCCCGCATGGCACGCAGGACGCTGCTGCGAGGCCTGGGGGCCGCAGGCGTCGGAATCGCCTTCACGGGGAGCCATCCGAGTGCGGAGGCGGCCCCGCAGCAGCCTCGTCCCCGAGGAGCGGCCGTGCCCCAGGCCCCCAACGCCCCGGGCGAAATCACCGCCGACGGCGTGACGCGGGCGCTGGCCGTCCTCGACGACATCGTCAAGAAGGACAAGGCGGCCACCACCGTGCCCGGAATCGCGGTCGCCGTGGTCTACGACGGAGCGGTCCGCTACCTCAAAGGGTTCGGGGAACGACAGGCGGGAGTCGCGGGAGACGTGGACCCCGACACCGTGTTCCAGCTCGCCTCCGTCTCCAAGCCCTTGAGCTCGACGGTCATCGCCGCCGCGCTGACGCGACAACTGGCCAAGCTGGGCTGGAACGACGCCGTCCAGATGGTTCGCCCGACCTTCGCCCTGGCCGACCCCTGGGTGAGCCAGCACGTCACGCCCGCGGACCTGTTCTCACATCGCAGCGGACTGCCCGACCACGCGGGGGACCTGCTCGAGGACCTGGGCTACACCGGAGAGCAGATCATCTCGAAGCTGTTCTTGTATCCCCTGGCGCGGTTCCGCGACTCGTATGCCTATACCAACTACGGCCTGACGGCCGGGGCCCTGGCGATGGCCACGGCGACGGGGCGCTCGTGGCAAGACCTGGCGCGCGAGGTGCTCTTCACGCCCCTGGGGATGAGTTCCTCCAGCTTCTCCTTCGCGGAGCTCCAGGCGAGCAAGAACCGCGCGGCGCTGCACACCCTGGTGAACGGGCAATGGAAACCGGACCTGGGCGCGAACAACGATGGGCAGGCGCCCGCGGGTGGCGGCAACGCCTCGGTGCGGGACCTGTCCCGGTGGCTGACGATGGTGCTCGCGGGAGGCAACGTCCCAGGGCTGCCGAGCCCGCTGATTGCCGCCGCGGAGCTCCAGACCATCTGGAAGCCCAGCAGCGTCATCCATGGGCCGACGGAGCTCGGAGGACGGAGCAGCTTCTACGGCCTGGGCTGGAACGTGGACTACGAGAACACGGGGGAGTTGCGCCTGAGCCACTCGGGCGCGTTCGAGCGCGGCGCTTCGACGGCCATCACCGTGTTCCCGTCCAAGAAGCTGGGCATCGCGGTGCTGACGAACTCGAACCCTCGCGGTGTCCCCGAAGCCATCTCCGCCGAGTTCGTCGACATCGTGCGCTACGGCGCGTCGACACGGGACTGGCTGGCCTACATCGCTCCGTTCGTGGCCGAGCCCGTGACGGAAGACCAGACGAAGTACTCCAAGCCCGCGGTGAATCCGACGCCCCCACGGAACCTGAACGCGTACGTCGGCACCTACCCGAATCGCCTCTACGGCGACCTCACCGTGTCGCTGCGTGATGGCGCGCTGTCGTTCACCGTGGGGCCCAAGGCAGAGCGCTTCCCGCTCATGCACTACAGCGGTGACGACTTCTACTTCCAGACCACGGGAGAGAACGCGACCGGGTTCTCGGGAGCGCTCTTCGCCGCGCCTCGGAACCGCGTCACCTCGGTGACCATCAACGCGTGGAATCGGGACAAGCTGGGCGTCTTCACCCGCCGCTAGGGGGGGCGCCACGGGCGCCGAGACCCGAGGCATCCATGTCAGGGGGCTGCGAAGGGGCGGTGGCACCTGCGTAGGCGGCGCGCCATGACGTCGCTGCCTTGAATGTCCGAATCCGAATCCCGGACTGTCGAGGAGAAGGAGGTCTGCACCGGATTTGCACTGTCAGCGGCGCTCACCGATGAAGGAGGTGTCCATGCGATGGATGCGCACGTTGACGCTGGGGGGGCTGGTGGTGTGTGGGGGCTGTACCAAGAGCAAGGTGGATGAGGGCCAGGACATCGTCCTGAAGGGGAAGGTGGTGGACGAGGCCGGAGCGGCCCTGTCCGGCGAGCTCTTGAAGTTCTACCGAAGCGAGAACTCCGCCTGCGCGCTCGCGAGCTTCTCGTCGAGCTGGAAGTCGGTGAAGACCCAAGCCGATGGCACCTTCAAGCTCGACCTGCTGGGCGCGGACACTCGCAACGGAGGCATCGCGCGGTGCTTCGTGGCCCGCTCGCCCGACCGGACCCAGGGCCGCGGTGTCTCCGCCGCCTTCCTCATCCAGTCGGGGGATGTGACCCTGCCGACCCTCCAGGAGTGGACGGGCTCGCCGACGGCCACGGCGGCGGCTCAAGGTGTGAGCGTGGGCTTCAAGTCCCTGTCTGGCACCCACGGCGCGGGGCCGGATGAGCACACGCTGACCGTTCGTGGCGGGAGCCTCAGGCCCGTCTGGGTCGTGTCCAAGGCCACCACGCCCGCCGTGCTGAGTGACTACGCCCTCGAGGACCTGGCGGGGCTCAAGGCCTTCCTCTCCGCCGAGCGCGACGCGAAGGTGGGCGACGAGACGGTCGACATCACCTACACCAGCGACGAAGTCGCGCTGCCCCGTCGAGCCCTCGTTCCCGTGAGCCGCGGCGCGACGTGCACCTACACCCAGGCGGCGACGCCTTGCCCGCTCACCCACGGTGGCCTCGGCGATATCGTGCTGTTCCAGTCGGGGGTGCGAGAGGTTGCCCTGCGGCTCCCTCGCGCGGTGGTGGCCCGCAAGGCGGTGCTGCGCAACTTCGCGGTGACCGGCTCCCTGAGCGAGCTGGTGCTGGAAGGGAGCGCGGACGGCACCCAGTGGACGTCCATGGCCAACCTGCTGGCGGGCGCGGGAGTGCAGCCCTTCGTGGAGGTGGACCTCACGGGCACGACACCGGTGTCGCACGTCCGCATTCGCGCCGTGGCGCGGGACGCGACAGGTGAGCTGCGCTCGCTGGGGCAGCTGTCCCTCTTCGAGTAGCCATCCGCGCGAGCTGGGGGTCAGCGGGGCCAGGCCGCATCGAGGGGAACCCTCCGTTCCGCCGATTCGGCATGAATCCCCGCTCTCCCCTGGCAGGGGGCCTCTTCTTATCTTCCTCTCGGGTCGTCCGCGTCGGGCGAGCCGCTGGAGGACACCTCGTGGCCCACGAACATCCCATCCCCGCACCGCATCACCACGTCCCGGGCTTCGGTGCCGACCGCGCTGCGCACTACGACGCCCAGGCCGCCGTCAGCCTCGCTGGCTTCCAGGCCGTGTATGAGCTGGGCGTCAGCGCGCTGACCGCGCAGCTCGATGGCCAGGACACGGCGTCGCTGCTCTTCGTGGGGCTGGGCACGGGTGCGGAGCTGGTGCCCTACACCGGCTTCGACGTGCCGGGCTGGTGCTTCACGGGCGTGGAGCCGTCCGAGCCCATGCTCGACGTGGCTCGCAAGCGCCTGGCCTCGGAGGGAATCCTTTCGCGGACGCGGCTGCATCTGGGGGAGCTGCACACCCTGCCTCCTGGGCCGCCGTTCGACGGGGCGCAGCTGATGGGGGTGTTGCATCACGTGGAAGGGGACGCGGCGCGGCTCGCGCTGTTGCGCGAGGTGACGCGGCGGCTCAAGCCCGGCGCGCCCCTGGTCCTGGGATGTCGCATTGGCAAGGACCCCGAGCTGTCGAACATCGAGCTGCGCCGGTGGCGGGCCTACGGCATTCCGCAGGAGGAGCTGGAGCGCAAGCGCCACCACCTGGCGACGATGCGGCCCATCGAGTCCGATGCCGCGTTGTTCTCGCTGCTCGCCCAGAGTGGGCTCGTGTCGCCGCGCACGCTCTTCGTGTCACTGCAGTTCAAGGTCTTCCTCGCGCGCTTCGAGCCCGGGGCCGCGGTCTGATGGGGAGGGACATCATGTGGAATGAACGGTACTCGGAGGCCTTCGCCTCATACGGCACGGAGCCGAACGACTTCCTGCGCGAGGTCGCCGCGCGGATTCCGGACGGCCCGGTGCTCTGTCTGGCGGAAGGGGAGGGAAGGAACGCGGTCTTCCTGGCGAAGCGGGGCCATGCCGTCACGGCCGTGGACCTGTCGGAGGTGGGACTGGCCAACGCGGCGAAGCTCGCATCGGAGCGAGGTGTCGCGCTCACCACCGTCCTCGCGGACCTGGGGACGTACGACCCCGGAGAGGCCCGCTGGGCGGGCATCGTCTCCATCTGGGCGCATGTCCCGCCAGACGTTCGCGCGCGCCTCCATGCGGCCTGCGTGAGGGCGCTGCGGCCGGGAGGCGCCTTCGTGCTCGAGGCCTATACGCCGCGACAGCTCGAGCGGCCCGGAAAGGGTGGCCCGTCGGCTGCGTCACTGCTGATGACGCCAGGGAGTCTGCGGGAAGAGCTCTCGGGCCTGCGCATCGAGCGCTGTGTCGAGGTCGACCGTGATGTCTCCGAGGGGCGCTTCCACCAGGGCCCGAGCACCACGGTGCAGGTGCTGGCCTTCAAGCCCGCGCCGTGAGCGTCGAAGGGAGACGGCGAGGCCCCCGGCTGGAGGGCCGGGCGCCTCATGCTTCGTCTTCGAGCTAGTCGAGGTCACAGTACTGCGGGTAGCGATTGCACGGGTAGCACGTACCACCGGGGCCGCCCACGCAGACCTCATTGACGGCACAGCGTCCCTGGAGGTCACAGATGCGCAGCTCCTGCTCGGTGCTGCCTATCTCGACCACGGGGGCTTCGTCCACCGGGCCGCCACAGGCCATCATCACCGCCGCGGCAACCCATCCAAGTCCTCGCAACCAGGTCTTGTGCATCGGGAGCTCCTTGGGACTGCTGGGTGAGGAGGGGATTGTGCGCGCGAAGGGAGGCGGGACGGAAGGTCGGCGGCCGCATCCGCCGCGCCCGGTGCCGCGGATGCTCTCTGGAACACAGTCACCCTCGCTTGGCCCGCAGCTCACACCGCGCTCCTGTCCCAGCCCGATGTCGCGCGGGTGACGCGCCCGTGCAGACAGGCGGCCTTCGTCTGCATGACATCACCTGATACTCCTGACGGCGCACGCGGAAGAGGTGTTCTTCGCCATCCGAGTGACGACGCCGCATTTCGGAGGGCGAGCGCCTACGGGCATTCCCTTGCATCGCCTCTCGTGCCCCTGACGCGTGTCCGTCGAGTCGCCCGCAACCGTTGATGCAACCTGCAACAATGCCGAAAAGGGCTGGGTTGATTGGTTTTGCGCGGGGCCGCATATCGCGCCGGCATGGACACAGCGGCAAGCGGTTTGACGGGATACGAGGCGCTGTTCGACGCTTTCAATGCCTGGGGCATCACCACCTGCACCGGCGTCACCGGCGGCGGGCTCCTGCACCTGCTCCGTCACATGGAGCCCTACCCACGTGAGGTGGAGTCGTCACCGAAGGAGGGGCCCAGGTTCTTCACGCTCGGAGAGTACGCCGCGGGCTTCGTGCCCTTGGGAAGCTATCTGGCGACAGGGGCGCTGGGCTGCTGCGTGGCCACGACGGGGGCGGCGACCAAGCTGCTGTCCTGTGGGTTGAGCGACGCCAAGCTGCATGACATCCCCGCGGTGTTCCTGGTGCCACTGGCCTCCGCGACGAGCCATGGACTGTGCCCGCTCCAGGACACCTCCGTGCATGGCAACAACATCGTCGACCAGCTCAAGGCGGAGCTTCCCGACGGCGTGTTCCTGCTCGACGAGCCTTCGACGCTCGTCTCCCGGCTCCAGCAGGCCCAGCAGCGGCTTCAGCACTCCAAGCCCGTCGTGCTCGTCATCGAACCCATGGCGCTCAACCAGCGCACGGGCGTGGACCCCGGCCTGTTCTCCGCCCTCCGCCCCATGGAGCCCGACACGGCGCGGATGCGCGATTTCGTGGAGACGTTCCGGGATGCCGTGGATGAAGGCCGCCGCGTCGTCATCCTCGCGGGTGAGGAGCTGGCGCGTGTCCCCCGGGCCGGGCGCCTCACCACGCAGCTCTGCGAGCTCCTGGGCGCGCCCATCGTCTGGAGCATCAACGGCGCCAACGGCGTCGAGCGCCACAACCCCATGGGCCATGGCTACATCTCCTTTGGTGGGAACGACGCCGCCATGGCGCTCTGGTCGAGTCTTGGCGAGGACGACATCCTGCTCGTGCTCGGTGCCTGCCCGGACGAGTACACCGTCAACCTCCAGCCCTACAACGCGGGGCAGACCTTCGTCATCACCTCCATCGAGGATGGCTACGGCCAGTCGAACGGGAGCTTCGCGCACCGCGCCCGCCACGCGTTCCACCAATGGGTGACGCCCCTGGACAGCGCCCTTCACGCACTCGTCGAGCAGCTGGCGGTCCGGCCTCCCCGCTCCCGGCGCGCTCGCCCCGCGCCATCGGACCTCAACGAAAGGCCGAGGGCTCCACCTCGTCCCGGCCATGTGGACATGCGGCGGTTCTTCACTCGCTTGGATGGGCTCTGGGCCCCTGGGACCATCGGCTTCGATGATGTCTGTCTTTCCTACAAGGATCGCCAATACATCACCCAGCGCCCCCACTCGAACGCGCGCTTCTTCTCCCTCTACCGGGGTTCGGCCATGGGCAACGTCCTGGGCCTCTGCATCGGCGCGCGGCAGGCCAGTCCCGAAGGGCACGTCGTGGGCTTCACGGGGGATGGGTGCTTCCGTCTCTTCGCGGGCTGTCTCTCCGAGGCCAGCACCCTGGACCTCCTGCTCTTCGTGCTCGACAACGGCCAGTACGGAATCGTCGAGCAGGTCCTGCCCGTCACGCATCCGGGCCTCGAGCCGAACCGCCACCACACCGCCCTGACCCGGATGAACTTTGGAGATGTCGCCCGTGCGTGCGGCTGGATGGCGTTCGACCTGAAGCCCGACCTGGCGAACCTGGACGCCATCA is part of the Myxococcus landrumus genome and encodes:
- a CDS encoding SAM-dependent methyltransferase; translated protein: MWNERYSEAFASYGTEPNDFLREVAARIPDGPVLCLAEGEGRNAVFLAKRGHAVTAVDLSEVGLANAAKLASERGVALTTVLADLGTYDPGEARWAGIVSIWAHVPPDVRARLHAACVRALRPGGAFVLEAYTPRQLERPGKGGPSAASLLMTPGSLREELSGLRIERCVEVDRDVSEGRFHQGPSTTVQVLAFKPAP
- a CDS encoding serine hydrolase, translated to MARRTLLRGLGAAGVGIAFTGSHPSAEAAPQQPRPRGAAVPQAPNAPGEITADGVTRALAVLDDIVKKDKAATTVPGIAVAVVYDGAVRYLKGFGERQAGVAGDVDPDTVFQLASVSKPLSSTVIAAALTRQLAKLGWNDAVQMVRPTFALADPWVSQHVTPADLFSHRSGLPDHAGDLLEDLGYTGEQIISKLFLYPLARFRDSYAYTNYGLTAGALAMATATGRSWQDLAREVLFTPLGMSSSSFSFAELQASKNRAALHTLVNGQWKPDLGANNDGQAPAGGGNASVRDLSRWLTMVLAGGNVPGLPSPLIAAAELQTIWKPSSVIHGPTELGGRSSFYGLGWNVDYENTGELRLSHSGAFERGASTAITVFPSKKLGIAVLTNSNPRGVPEAISAEFVDIVRYGASTRDWLAYIAPFVAEPVTEDQTKYSKPAVNPTPPRNLNAYVGTYPNRLYGDLTVSLRDGALSFTVGPKAERFPLMHYSGDDFYFQTTGENATGFSGALFAAPRNRVTSVTINAWNRDKLGVFTRR
- a CDS encoding thiamine pyrophosphate-dependent enzyme, yielding MTGYEALFDAFNAWGITTCTGVTGGGLLHLLRHMEPYPREVESSPKEGPRFFTLGEYAAGFVPLGSYLATGALGCCVATTGAATKLLSCGLSDAKLHDIPAVFLVPLASATSHGLCPLQDTSVHGNNIVDQLKAELPDGVFLLDEPSTLVSRLQQAQQRLQHSKPVVLVIEPMALNQRTGVDPGLFSALRPMEPDTARMRDFVETFRDAVDEGRRVVILAGEELARVPRAGRLTTQLCELLGAPIVWSINGANGVERHNPMGHGYISFGGNDAAMALWSSLGEDDILLVLGACPDEYTVNLQPYNAGQTFVITSIEDGYGQSNGSFAHRARHAFHQWVTPLDSALHALVEQLAVRPPRSRRARPAPSDLNERPRAPPRPGHVDMRRFFTRLDGLWAPGTIGFDDVCLSYKDRQYITQRPHSNARFFSLYRGSAMGNVLGLCIGARQASPEGHVVGFTGDGCFRLFAGCLSEASTLDLLLFVLDNGQYGIVEQVLPVTHPGLEPNRHHTALTRMNFGDVARACGWMAFDLKPDLANLDAIMGLHRARPGQSILVTVSVDTDQLLGPNPRAANL
- a CDS encoding class I SAM-dependent methyltransferase, which encodes MAHEHPIPAPHHHVPGFGADRAAHYDAQAAVSLAGFQAVYELGVSALTAQLDGQDTASLLFVGLGTGAELVPYTGFDVPGWCFTGVEPSEPMLDVARKRLASEGILSRTRLHLGELHTLPPGPPFDGAQLMGVLHHVEGDAARLALLREVTRRLKPGAPLVLGCRIGKDPELSNIELRRWRAYGIPQEELERKRHHLATMRPIESDAALFSLLAQSGLVSPRTLFVSLQFKVFLARFEPGAAV
- a CDS encoding DUF2169 family type VI secretion system accessory protein, with amino-acid sequence MWALKNRTAYAAERNWTRDKGGVHWWLVAVKATFNFAPGGRLMLADEQPPPVLMPEYFGEPGLSSLRFDSELLAAKPSTDVLIVAHAHAPQGKPAPTVPVALRIGQLQKILLVHGDRTYSRGLTGVATTRPQLFTRRPIRYEFAFGGCDLSDPDPKKHCIDERNPIGRGFARRIAHIVGKPAHTIEYPSGEPAANGPAGFGPIDPSWLPRRKLAGTYDARWEQLKKPLLPDDFDPAFALSAPTDQRLHKPLVGGERVELVNMTPEGVLRFDLPRISLKFTTRISTRREQHPARVAMVVVEPEEKRVSVVWQSTLRVPAPDADYLDETEIAEGGAAS